The genome window GCACTTTATAACCCGAGAGTATTTCCAAGTAGGACCTATAATCCTtgaatttatttcacattttggaCAGAAAAGATAAGGATTTAGGAGGAATAACTATATTGGAGAAAATAGTTaagggaaaacagttttaaaaatccacTTAAAAGTTCTGGAAAACTATATTACGGGGGGGGGaggaatatttattaaattttcacaaaaacatgaaattaaatgaTAGAACAGTtagaaaaacttcttttcaggaaaaaaactgatGTAACCAGGGAAGTTACTGAACACTAGAACAAATTCAAAGGAATGGATCAGCAGCTATTATAGGGATGATTTCTAAGAAGAAAGTATGTCAACTGTTTTATCTTAGTGAAgccatggaaaaggaaaatgttatcTGTTTGCAAAAAAGTGAAAGGTGTAGAActaatgaaggaaaacaaattatttgtgtGGATGAAAGATGATAGGCAGTCATGGCTGATACTCCCTTTTATTAAACAGTCTAATGCCTTTCTTTAAAAGGACGTGGTTATCTTGAACATCATGTGTCTTGTTCCTTTTAAAGACAGGCTGTAAAATAAAAGGTAGTAAAATCTGTACTTGAAGGTATATTGACTAAATCAATTGCAAATGAATATTGGAAATAATGCTTTGGCTGACAAACAGAATAACTAATTgtattttctagctttttttttgtcattctgtAATATTAAAATCAAAGTCAGTTAAAACCATCTATTTGTCTCATAATCTCTTCCAATTTCATCAAGATGTCTatgcaaaaccagcacataCTTTCACCTGCATCAAGAACCATTCAATCCAGTAATATTCTCTCACAAATCTTTTGACAATCCTGCTGGacatttttaagttaaaaataaaaaatttctacTCACCAATGGCATTTTGGTTAAACAGCTGCTGGAAAGGTTTGATTGCAGCATATTTGCTAGACCCATTAATTTGTATTACAATGTGCTTGTCAACCTCTTCAGGATCAATATGAGTCACTGAAAATCTGCACTCAGTATTCCTGTTCCACCTGTCTTTGATATAATCCTGACATTCTTCAGTGTGTATCTCATAcctaaattaaaatacttgtgAGACATGGTGCTCTTAAAGAAATTCATTGCTGACTAAAATGGGAGAAAACACCAACCTGTAAAATAGAAAGTACTTGGTATCTTCTGGTGCCCCTTGGCCAGGAAGCCAAGTGCAATGGAGAGAAACAGTACTAGAAATGGTGATGCGAGTAACACAGGACAAATTAGTGACAGATGTCTCTGGAGCACCTGGAGTGTCAAGAAATTatagagcagagagaaaaatcttattACAAAAGTCGTAAGAAATTCATGTTGCTAAACATTCTAATTACAGTCTTTGGTCCATTATATCTATGACTATTGTAAATTCTCTTCCTTACCACACAGGTCGAAGATTCCCAAACAGCATAAGCAAAGCTGTACCTCACAACACCATTACATATTTCATGTACACTTTCCAGTTCAAGGCAAGATGATATTTTAATATCCTAGAGTGTATGAAGGTAGGTTATCTTAGCCTTAGCAAGgaatttttagaaaattatatATGGGTTATCCGTGTTGTGCACCTCCAGATTGTACTCCAGGCTCCACAGCAGTTAGAGGAAGGCCTGGACTAAATCATTTTGTAAGATCAGTGTAGCagtattttttaagtattaaacCTGTCACTTTTGATGTCTAGTCCACAGACTAGGGCAGACACAAAATTCAGACCTCCCTTGCATTTCTTCTTACCTGGTGGAGGCAGGAGTTTTTCCTTCACCCAGTCACTTCTCATTTGAAGGTCATTATGGAGAAGTAACGTCCGAACACGTGCGGAGAAACCGTTGTGAAGTGCAACTGTTCGGATGCTGTAAGTCTTCTTTGTATcatacttgaaataaaaataaaaaaaacaaataagcatCACACGTGATGGAAGCTGAATTGAGGGATCTGCAAAGACTGATTCAGTCTCTGCAAAGAGGCAAACCAGCCAGCTAGCTTAGCTGGTTGTATGAAGTGTATAAAGCTAGAGTACAAATAATCCACACAAGAAGTGTGTGAGGTTTCTCATTTAAGACAGCAGCACCCTTATCTTACCAAAAATTTGTCTATAAGCATACAGCCGTGATGAAGCATGGTCTGACATTTTAATGATACCCTGGCATCAATGTGAATTAAGTGAGCTGACTTGAACGGGGAGCAGTATCACTTAAAACCAGTATCCAGCTTCCCCCTAAGATGATGGCTGCAGAGACTGCCAGTTCCCAGGCTAACCCTTGTCCCAGCAGAGCTGTACCCATTAGCATAGCTGAAAGGGAATCTCTCCAGTGCACAAAGTATTTGTTTATGATATAAGAGAATAAGTGATTCAATATGCCAATTGTTCAAGAGACATATCATGCCTACTGCACCCTGGACTGGTGCAATATGTTTAACTCACCAGGAATTTAACCTTCTCAGGATACTGggcttatttttttatcttaccTCTTCAGGCACAGGGCTTAGGATTTCCACATCATATCTAATAGTGTAGTTTTTTCGTTCTTGATTGGGGTTTGGTTTCCAGTGTAAAAGTACTTGTGCTAATGCAGAGACTGTAAGGGTGAAGTTAACAGGTGGGAAAACCTGAACTGtaagggagaaaacaaaaatattcattcaGTAATCCAGTGAATTGTTTAGAGCAACAGCTGTTTGCAAGCAATGAGCAGTCcaagcaaataatttcatttcagtattaTATTCTCTCAACAGCTTCTTATAAAATGTTtctaatatttgaaaaatatctttaaataacAACCAAAGCTTCATCAAATAAGAGTTTACTTAAaacttagtttaaaaaatgaatttttacaaCAGTTTCAACTTGAAAATCACAATGATATATTATATTTGGTGTGTTAATTAGGTTCAATTTTTTCAACTTGATTGTCATAGCCAGGTAGACACTGGGCATCTGTACTGAAACGGGGCTGATCAAGTGAGCAGCCACATGAACAGTTCTCACCCACATAAGCTTGCAGAAGAGCATAACGTGGGGGCTTTCTAAGAGGAGGCTGACAGCCACAAGAATTTGTAtgtgagagaagaaacaaaatgatgAACAGAGGAATTAAGcacaaatggaagaaaacatagGAGGATGGGaatgataatttaaaatgaCAGGGCAAGAGGGATTTCTGGAGCTCATATGGAAATGAAGAAGATCTCATGCTGGGGGAAAACGTTAGCATATAAATAGCAAGGCAATGAAGTAATCAATCCACTCCCCTCCATTTCTAGAGTTCTTCAGAGCCTGCCCTCCCTTAACTGCCATCTCCAAGGCAGCTGAGGGACATCACTCCCCACTTCTCTTCTCCCATGATTTCAACCTTTGATGCCCACTAGTTCAATTTTCAAGCATGCACCTTGCATTAGGAAAACTGCCTCATGAAGGATCAGAAAACCCCGACACAAACCACCCTGAACTGCTTCCCTTAAAATGTGCCTCGCTGAGATGCCCACAAAAATGTCACCATTAAGTGGCATGGCACAACTTGTGTCTACATGCCTCATGGTTCTTCTCTCTCAAAGAAAAACAGTCCTCAGGCAGTGGCTGGGAGCAATCTAACTGAGCCAGGGTACAACTGTCCCAAGCAGCGTGGTCATCTGTGGTCCTGTACTCAGGGCATGCCACGGGCTGTTCCATTCCTGTGTAGAATAGCGCATTTGACCAACATGTAGAGGGGCCTCGATCACCCATGGGTGCTAAAGCTACACACTGGTAGAAGGGAGATGGCTTACCTCCTGCAGCTTGAGGTACATTTGGCTGAACCAAGTTCATTGTCCAAAGGAGGATCAGGAAAACACTCACCACGCTGGCCATAATCTTTAGATGGTAAATAAGAAAGGCCACGTATCAACATATGAGCCTTGGCACCATTTTACAGAGCCTGATAGCTAAAAATGAACACAATCCCAAGTGTTAAGCACACAAACCACAAAGCGTTATCCACATGATCAAAGGAATTAaactcctctccttcccttgcaGGAAAATGCATCCTGTCATAGCTAAATTTAATGTAAGTACCACTAACCACATACcattttgcttcctttgcttttgccatCCCCCCTTGGAAAAGCTACTGGTTTCAAACACTGTCATGTGCAGATGTTCAGAGGAGCAGTCACGGACTTACAACGTCTCTCCACGGAGAGAAGGGAGTTGGGTTCAGGTATATTGGCTTTCAGAAGAGTCCCACTTACTACAATAAcagaaataactgtatttttagctgccactatatatatataaaatgtctACGTACTGGAATTTACTTTCCAGTTTCTATTTAAGTAAAGCTCGATAAAGACGCAGTCTCACCTCAAGGCTAATTCTCCAGTGTTAATTATTGGCTGTAAGAGAAactattttgtttgtttctaatttaaatGAACGActatttttaatgcttaaaaCCAGCATGTTCTTATGCTTCCTATAGATTGTTTCATGAAGtactgtgaggaaaaaaaaatctgtgtgtaaTCATTCATGTATAACCTAATATAAACAACATGGAAATACAGAACAGTAGCTTTCTAAAATGTTCTTACTGAAGAGAAATACGCCCTCCCAGCCCAATCACACTACTTCCCTGGGGCACTACAGCAATTGCTTGTATG of Nyctibius grandis isolate bNycGra1 chromosome 10, bNycGra1.pri, whole genome shotgun sequence contains these proteins:
- the IL5RA gene encoding interleukin-5 receptor subunit alpha; its protein translation is MQVECPLVGSCVCLTKIMASVVSVFLILLWTMNLVQPNVPQAAGVQVFPPVNFTLTVSALAQVLLHWKPNPNQERKNYTIRYDVEILSPVPEEYDTKKTYSIRTVALHNGFSARVRTLLLHNDLQMRSDWVKEKLLPPPGAPETSVTNLSCVTRITISSTVSLHCTWLPGQGAPEDTKYFLFYRYEIHTEECQDYIKDRWNRNTECRFSVTHIDPEEVDKHIVIQINGSSKYAAIKPFQQLFNQNAIEKVNVPRNVTVFLEQNDLLATWEKPISPFPKECFEYEFHLFNLKSGNKQILKISSNDFRLRIDVTSRYSIQIRANHHICCTRGFWSDWSEVIYVGQTKLENPIAWILAVLCVSTCCTFLLVAVICKITHVWSKLFPPIPTPSNKFRDPFPNVYERARTCTSETETEFGSFAEDLYCSALDDSVF